The Oryzias latipes chromosome 1, ASM223467v1 genome contains a region encoding:
- the hyls1 gene encoding hydrolethalus syndrome protein 1 isoform X2, translating to MMDCMDFSEEEIREQLALLGYRNIPKHRLQEFKRDLEEVIQRGSWKSPDSSAQTNHQTQSSPPAFTKEKVSKEFFRNSGGFFLHEGSSDHDRQLLGTHQPRGSGYQQEPLDSYAQNSVAPKLRLPAGGPTRLQAEPDVEDVTDPRASDSDSSCWDSRRGRFIKRKVLRKHGGQSLVCDESIYSEEDSASCLEERLADLRLESESDWSPSPRSEESDSVSTSAFESYRRTMTRTRSEGDLRPKPKSFIRPVRNQQAFKKSDPVAKYFEYKQLWEMFKLPGEKDRKALRWEIRERLAYQPPPPKPRRVFVPNSYVVPTEKKRSALRWEVRNQLANHLQRFSSQP from the exons ATGATGGACTGCATGGATTTCTCAGAGGAGGAAATCCGGGAGCAGCTGGCGCTCCTCGGCTACAGGAACATTCCCAAACACAGACTGCAGGAATTTAAGAGAG ACCTTGAGGAAGTCATTCAGCGTGGCTCGTGGAAAAGCCCGGACTCCTCCGCTCAGACAAACCACCAAACTCAGTCGAGTCCTCCGGCTTTCACCAAAGAAAAAG TAAGTAAGGAATTTTTTAGAAACTCCGGAGGATTTTTCTTACATGAAGGAAGTTCCGACCACGACAGACAG CTGCTCGGCACACATCAGCCCAGAGGTTCTGGATACCAGCAGGAACCTCTGGACTCCTACGCTCAAAACTCTGTGGCTCCAAAGCTCCGCCTCCCGGCGGGGGGCCCAACCCGGCTGCAGGCGGAACCGGATGTCGAGGACGTGACGGACCCGCGTGCGTCCGACAGCGACAGCTCGTGTTGGGACTCGCGGCGGGGACGGTTCATCAAAAGGAAGGTTCTgag aAAACATGGAGGTCAGTCTTTGGTCTGCGATGAGTCGATCTACAGCGAAGAAGACTCAG CCAGCTGTCTGGAGGAACGCCTGGCGGATCTTCGCTTGGAGTCGGAGAGCGATTGGAGCCCCTCCCCCCGCTCGGAGGAGAGTGACAGCGTTTCAACGAGCGCCTTTGAATCTTACAGGAGAACCATG ACCCGAACCCGCAGCGAGGGCGACCTCCGACCCAAACCCAAGTCCT TCATCCGACCCGTGAGGAACCAGCAGGCCTTCAAAAAGTCCGACCCGGTGGCAAA GTATTTTGAGTACAAACAGCTCTGGGAGATGTTCAAACTTCCTGGAGAGAAGGACAGGAAAGCTCTTCGCTGGGAGATACGG GAGCGGCTTGCCTATCAGCCTCCACCT CCTAAACCTCGCAGAGTTTTTGTGCCCAACTCCTACGTCGTGCCGACGGAGAAGAAGCGCTCGGCGCTCCGCTGGGAGGTCAGGAACCAGCTGGCCAACCACCTCCAGCGGTTCAGCTCCCAGCCATGA
- the hyls1 gene encoding hydrolethalus syndrome protein 1 isoform X1 yields the protein MMDCMDFSEEEIREQLALLGYRNIPKHRLQEFKRDLEEVIQRGSWKSPDSSAQTNHQTQSSPPAFTKEKVSKEFFRNSGGFFLHEGSSDHDRQQLLGTHQPRGSGYQQEPLDSYAQNSVAPKLRLPAGGPTRLQAEPDVEDVTDPRASDSDSSCWDSRRGRFIKRKVLRKHGGQSLVCDESIYSEEDSASCLEERLADLRLESESDWSPSPRSEESDSVSTSAFESYRRTMTRTRSEGDLRPKPKSFIRPVRNQQAFKKSDPVAKYFEYKQLWEMFKLPGEKDRKALRWEIRERLAYQPPPPKPRRVFVPNSYVVPTEKKRSALRWEVRNQLANHLQRFSSQP from the exons ATGATGGACTGCATGGATTTCTCAGAGGAGGAAATCCGGGAGCAGCTGGCGCTCCTCGGCTACAGGAACATTCCCAAACACAGACTGCAGGAATTTAAGAGAG ACCTTGAGGAAGTCATTCAGCGTGGCTCGTGGAAAAGCCCGGACTCCTCCGCTCAGACAAACCACCAAACTCAGTCGAGTCCTCCGGCTTTCACCAAAGAAAAAG TAAGTAAGGAATTTTTTAGAAACTCCGGAGGATTTTTCTTACATGAAGGAAGTTCCGACCACGACAGACAG CAGCTGCTCGGCACACATCAGCCCAGAGGTTCTGGATACCAGCAGGAACCTCTGGACTCCTACGCTCAAAACTCTGTGGCTCCAAAGCTCCGCCTCCCGGCGGGGGGCCCAACCCGGCTGCAGGCGGAACCGGATGTCGAGGACGTGACGGACCCGCGTGCGTCCGACAGCGACAGCTCGTGTTGGGACTCGCGGCGGGGACGGTTCATCAAAAGGAAGGTTCTgag aAAACATGGAGGTCAGTCTTTGGTCTGCGATGAGTCGATCTACAGCGAAGAAGACTCAG CCAGCTGTCTGGAGGAACGCCTGGCGGATCTTCGCTTGGAGTCGGAGAGCGATTGGAGCCCCTCCCCCCGCTCGGAGGAGAGTGACAGCGTTTCAACGAGCGCCTTTGAATCTTACAGGAGAACCATG ACCCGAACCCGCAGCGAGGGCGACCTCCGACCCAAACCCAAGTCCT TCATCCGACCCGTGAGGAACCAGCAGGCCTTCAAAAAGTCCGACCCGGTGGCAAA GTATTTTGAGTACAAACAGCTCTGGGAGATGTTCAAACTTCCTGGAGAGAAGGACAGGAAAGCTCTTCGCTGGGAGATACGG GAGCGGCTTGCCTATCAGCCTCCACCT CCTAAACCTCGCAGAGTTTTTGTGCCCAACTCCTACGTCGTGCCGACGGAGAAGAAGCGCTCGGCGCTCCGCTGGGAGGTCAGGAACCAGCTGGCCAACCACCTCCAGCGGTTCAGCTCCCAGCCATGA